The Thermococcus thermotolerans genome contains a region encoding:
- the hisA gene encoding 1-(5-phosphoribosyl)-5-((5-phosphoribosylamino)methylideneamino)imidazole-4-carboxamide isomerase, whose translation MEVYPAIDLMSGKAVRLYKGRRGDVKVYGDPVKIAERFAELVDKIHIVDLDGAFEGFPRNLDVVEGIIEETGLRVQLGGGLRSYEAIERAYEIGVENVIIGTKAFDLEFLRRITDDFDGITVSLDSRGGRIAIKGWLEEGMPVREAYETLRAYVDRFIYTAVERDGTLTGIEKIERFWESEEFIYAGGVSSAEDLRWLAEIGFSGTIVGKALYEGLVSLEELLEVAECSPKG comes from the coding sequence ATGGAGGTTTATCCGGCAATAGACCTCATGAGCGGAAAGGCCGTGAGACTCTACAAGGGGAGGAGAGGGGACGTTAAGGTCTACGGCGATCCAGTAAAGATAGCGGAGCGCTTCGCCGAGCTGGTGGACAAAATCCACATCGTTGACCTTGATGGTGCCTTCGAGGGCTTTCCGAGGAACCTCGACGTCGTCGAGGGAATAATTGAGGAGACGGGCCTCAGGGTCCAGCTCGGCGGCGGTTTAAGGAGCTACGAGGCCATTGAGAGGGCCTACGAAATCGGCGTGGAGAATGTAATAATAGGCACGAAGGCCTTCGACCTTGAGTTCCTCAGGAGGATAACCGACGACTTCGATGGGATAACCGTCAGCCTGGACTCAAGGGGCGGGAGGATAGCAATAAAGGGATGGCTTGAGGAGGGAATGCCGGTTAGAGAGGCCTACGAAACGCTCAGGGCTTACGTTGACCGATTCATCTATACGGCCGTTGAGAGAGACGGGACGCTGACCGGGATAGAGAAAATCGAGAGGTTCTGGGAGAGCGAGGAGTTCATCTACGCCGGAGGAGTTTCAAGCGCTGAAGACCTGAGATGGCTCGCCGAAATAGGATTTTCAGGGACCATAGTTGGAAAGGCGCTGTATGAAGGGCTTGTCTCACTTGAGGAGCTTCTGGA
- the hisH gene encoding imidazole glycerol phosphate synthase subunit HisH, translated as MIAIVDLGIGNLANVRKALGGVITSDPYEIEKAEKLVLPGVGNFGAVVDRLEPLRGVILDAINDGKPFLGICLGLQLLFEGSDESPGKPGLGVFRGDVVRFRGVRTPHIGWNQLWKKKDCPLFEGIRDGAYFYFVHSYYAVPEEDIVAGVTDYESKGKEVVFTSAVCRENVYAVQFHPEKSGRNGLRVMRNFRRL; from the coding sequence TTGATAGCGATAGTTGACTTGGGGATAGGCAACCTCGCCAACGTGAGAAAAGCCCTCGGGGGAGTCATCACGAGCGACCCCTACGAGATTGAAAAAGCAGAGAAGCTCGTCCTCCCCGGCGTCGGCAACTTCGGGGCGGTGGTGGACAGGCTCGAACCCTTGAGAGGGGTCATACTCGACGCAATAAACGATGGAAAGCCCTTCCTCGGGATATGCCTCGGCCTCCAGCTCCTCTTCGAGGGGAGCGATGAGAGCCCCGGAAAGCCCGGTCTCGGAGTTTTCAGGGGAGATGTGGTCAGGTTCCGGGGAGTTAGGACCCCGCACATCGGCTGGAACCAGCTGTGGAAGAAGAAGGACTGCCCGCTCTTCGAGGGAATCAGGGATGGAGCGTACTTCTACTTCGTCCACTCCTACTACGCGGTTCCGGAAGAGGATATCGTTGCAGGCGTCACCGACTATGAGTCGAAGGGAAAAGAGGTGGTCTTCACCTCCGCCGTCTGCAGGGAGAACGTCTACGCCGTCCAGTTCCACCCGGAGAAGAGCGGAAGGAACGGTTTGAGGGTCATGAGAAACTTCAGGAGGCTTTAA
- the hisB gene encoding imidazoleglycerol-phosphate dehydratase HisB has product MNRNTRETDVTVELDVAGEVRTGDRVLDHLLTALFFYMGREAKVTASYDLRHHLWEDVGITLGEELRSKLPERFARFGNAVMPMDDALVLVAVDVSGRPYVSVELSFGENEEGFEKALVREFLWGLARSLRATIHVKTLSGTNAHHVVEAVFKGLGMALGKAIQESGKLESTKGLLEV; this is encoded by the coding sequence ATGAACAGGAATACGAGGGAGACCGATGTGACGGTGGAGCTCGATGTGGCTGGGGAGGTAAGGACGGGCGATAGAGTCCTCGACCACCTCCTTACAGCCCTATTTTTTTACATGGGGCGGGAGGCGAAGGTCACCGCGAGCTACGACCTCAGGCACCACCTGTGGGAGGACGTCGGGATAACCCTCGGCGAGGAGCTCCGCTCCAAGCTCCCGGAGAGATTCGCCCGCTTCGGGAACGCGGTGATGCCTATGGACGACGCCTTAGTCCTCGTCGCGGTGGACGTATCGGGAAGGCCCTACGTGAGCGTCGAGCTCTCCTTTGGGGAGAACGAGGAGGGCTTCGAGAAGGCCCTGGTCAGGGAGTTCCTCTGGGGGCTGGCTCGCTCGCTGAGGGCAACGATCCACGTGAAAACGCTGAGCGGGACCAACGCGCACCACGTCGTCGAGGCGGTCTTTAAGGGGCTCGGCATGGCCCTCGGGAAGGCAATTCAGGAGAGTGGAAAGCTGGAGAGCACGAAGGGCCTGCTGGAGGTGTAA